A genomic window from Herbiconiux aconitum includes:
- a CDS encoding sodium:proton antiporter: MSASLTLVVLMAVMYGAGVYVMLERSLTRILIGFLLVGNATNLLIFLMSGRSGESPIIDGATQPADIVDPVPQVLMLTAIVINFGVTAFILALIYRSWWLSNLGDEGDDVTSDEEEMDAAEADAALVFHANLEGDDEAVRTVLGSDHDDSDSDDTDASGGSGGSPDSADPSERDRDVMR, encoded by the coding sequence GTGAGCGCCTCCCTCACCCTCGTGGTGCTGATGGCCGTGATGTACGGCGCCGGGGTCTACGTGATGCTCGAACGCAGTCTCACGCGCATCCTGATCGGCTTCCTGCTCGTCGGCAACGCCACGAACCTCCTCATCTTCTTGATGTCGGGCCGCTCGGGCGAATCACCGATCATCGACGGAGCCACCCAGCCCGCCGACATCGTCGACCCCGTGCCGCAGGTGCTCATGCTCACAGCCATCGTGATCAACTTCGGCGTGACCGCGTTCATCCTGGCTCTCATCTACCGCTCCTGGTGGCTCTCGAACCTCGGCGACGAGGGCGACGACGTCACGAGCGACGAAGAGGAGATGGATGCGGCCGAAGCCGACGCGGCGCTCGTCTTCCACGCCAACCTGGAGGGTGACGACGAGGCGGTGCGCACGGTGCTCGGCAGCGACCACGACGACAGCGACAGCGACGACACGGATGCGTCGGGCGGCTCGGGCGGCTCGCCGGATTCCGCTGACCCCAGCGAGCGCGACCGGGACGTGATGCGATGA
- a CDS encoding Na+/H+ antiporter subunit D, whose protein sequence is MNALVPLLVIIPLVGAAITLILGRYRRLQIAISVTALSAVTVTAAILLAYVDRTGRPAVVEVGAWPPPFGIVLVVDRLAAIMVVVSALMLLGVLVFAVGQGIADRDRDTPVSIFHPTYLILAGGLFDAFIAGDLFNMYVGFEMLLAASYVLLTLGGTGSRIRAGVTYVVVSLVSSLLFLGAIALIYGATGTVTMALLSDRIRELPLDVQVILCAALLIGFAVKAAVFPLSFWLPDSYPTAPAPVTAVFAGLLTKVGVYAIIRTDKLLFFDVPLTVPLLIIGGLTMLVGILGALAQADVKRLLSFTLVSHIGYMIFGVAIGTELATGATIYYIVHHITVQTALFLVVGLIERVGRSTSITRLGGLLKKAPYVAILFFIGALNLGGIPPFSGFLGKIGLFEAGAESPSPLVYVLIGAGVATSLLTLYALMRVWNMAFWRPKEDVEGYESPLIESLQESPESTNGTATGVATAVGTSRLMVGAATGLIALTLCLTVFAGPLFDLAQRAAGNVATPETYVDSVFPAGVPGSLTGGAP, encoded by the coding sequence ATGAACGCCCTCGTCCCCCTGCTCGTCATCATCCCGCTCGTCGGAGCGGCGATCACGCTGATCCTCGGTCGCTACCGGCGCCTGCAGATCGCGATCAGTGTCACCGCGCTGAGCGCTGTCACCGTGACGGCCGCCATCCTCCTCGCCTACGTCGATCGCACCGGCCGGCCCGCGGTGGTGGAGGTCGGCGCCTGGCCCCCGCCCTTCGGCATCGTGCTCGTGGTCGACCGGCTGGCCGCGATCATGGTGGTGGTCTCGGCCTTGATGCTGCTCGGCGTGCTCGTGTTCGCCGTGGGGCAGGGCATCGCGGATCGGGACCGCGACACCCCCGTCTCGATCTTCCATCCGACCTACCTGATCCTGGCCGGCGGACTGTTCGACGCCTTCATCGCGGGCGATCTGTTCAACATGTACGTCGGGTTCGAGATGCTGCTCGCCGCCAGCTACGTGCTGCTGACGCTCGGCGGAACCGGGTCGCGCATCCGGGCGGGCGTCACCTACGTCGTGGTGAGTCTGGTCTCGTCGCTGCTGTTCCTCGGTGCGATCGCGCTCATCTACGGCGCGACCGGCACGGTGACGATGGCGTTGCTCTCGGATCGCATCCGGGAGCTCCCGCTCGATGTGCAGGTGATCCTGTGCGCCGCTCTGCTGATCGGATTCGCCGTGAAGGCAGCCGTGTTCCCGCTGTCGTTCTGGCTGCCGGATTCGTATCCCACCGCGCCCGCACCCGTCACCGCCGTGTTCGCCGGCTTGCTGACGAAGGTGGGTGTGTACGCCATCATCCGCACCGACAAGCTGCTCTTCTTCGACGTGCCCCTGACGGTGCCGCTGCTCATCATCGGCGGGTTGACGATGCTCGTCGGCATCCTCGGCGCCCTCGCGCAGGCCGACGTGAAGCGGCTGCTCTCGTTCACGCTGGTGAGCCACATCGGCTACATGATCTTCGGCGTCGCGATCGGCACCGAGCTCGCCACCGGTGCCACGATCTACTACATCGTGCACCACATCACGGTGCAGACGGCCTTGTTCCTCGTGGTGGGGCTGATCGAGCGGGTGGGGCGGTCGACGTCGATCACGCGGCTCGGAGGTCTGCTCAAGAAGGCGCCGTATGTCGCGATCCTCTTCTTCATCGGAGCGTTGAATCTCGGCGGCATCCCGCCGTTCTCGGGCTTCCTCGGCAAGATCGGCCTGTTCGAGGCGGGCGCTGAATCGCCGTCGCCTCTCGTGTACGTGCTGATCGGGGCCGGCGTCGCCACCTCGCTGCTCACGCTTTACGCGCTGATGCGGGTGTGGAACATGGCGTTCTGGCGGCCGAAGGAAGACGTGGAGGGCTACGAGTCGCCGCTCATCGAATCGCTGCAGGAGAGCCCCGAGTCGACCAACGGCACCGCGACGGGCGTCGCCACCGCGGTCGGCACCTCCCGCCTCATGGTGGGCGCGGCCACGGGGCTTATCGCGCTGACCCTCTGCCTCACGGTGTTCGCCGGGCCGCTCTTCGACCTCGCCCAGCGGGCGGCCGGAAACGTGGCGACGCCCGAGACCTACGTCGACTCCGTGTT